Proteins encoded by one window of Halomonas chromatireducens:
- a CDS encoding DUF3307 domain-containing protein, producing MNPNDLSLLMGLVLAHLVGDFLLQPRHWVDERMRRLHRSHHLLYHVLVHAGLTALVLMIASWLLPGSPGSLGVFAGAAAVAPSHWLIDLGKAKLPAGRLRWFLLDQLLHLLVLCAVWLVWLDSLAPLEALGAWLLTPTVLGVATAYLLVTRPFSFAIAMLMKRWSSQLEDTGTLARAGARIGMLERLLVLSLVLLDQLTAVGFLLAAKSVLRYGDLRESKDRKLTEYVLLGTLVSVASTLVLGLTLRLLLES from the coding sequence ATGAACCCCAACGATCTGTCCCTGCTGATGGGGCTGGTGCTGGCCCACCTCGTCGGCGACTTCCTGCTGCAACCGCGCCACTGGGTCGACGAGCGGATGCGTCGCCTGCACCGCTCGCACCACCTGCTCTACCACGTGCTGGTTCACGCCGGGCTGACCGCCCTGGTGCTGATGATCGCATCCTGGCTGCTGCCGGGCTCCCCGGGCTCGCTGGGCGTGTTCGCCGGTGCCGCGGCGGTGGCCCCCAGCCACTGGCTGATCGATCTGGGCAAGGCGAAGCTGCCAGCCGGCCGGCTGCGCTGGTTCCTGCTCGACCAACTGCTGCACCTGCTGGTGCTGTGCGCGGTGTGGCTGGTCTGGCTCGACAGCCTGGCCCCACTCGAAGCGCTCGGTGCCTGGCTGCTCACGCCGACGGTGCTGGGCGTCGCCACCGCCTACCTGCTCGTGACGCGGCCCTTCTCGTTCGCCATCGCCATGCTGATGAAGCGCTGGAGCAGCCAGCTCGAGGATACCGGCACCCTGGCCCGGGCCGGTGCCCGCATCGGCATGCTGGAACGCCTGCTGGTGCTTTCCCTGGTGCTGCTCGACCAGCTTACCGCGGTGGGATTCCTGCTCGCCGCCAAGTCGGTGCTACGCTACGGCGACCTGCGCGAATCGAAGGATCGCAAGCTGACCGAGTATGTGCTGCTGGGTACCCTGGTAAGCGTGGCCTCGACCCTGGTGCTGGGACTGACGCTAAGACTGCTGCTGGAGAGCTGA
- a CDS encoding vWA domain-containing protein, translating to MFIGLFETLKRAGVPVSLRELLDLHAVVEHGVVFADMEAFYQVARTVMVKDERHFDRFDRAFSAWFEGLESLDAAIEALIPDDWLRREFEKQLSEEEKAQIESLGGLEELIETFKKRLEEQKERHAGGNKWIGTGGTSPFGAYGYNPEGIRIGQEGSRHRRAIKVWDERRFRDYDDSLELGTRNIKMALRRLRKFARQGAAEEFDVDATIRDTARDAGLLNVRMRPERHNAVKVLLFLDVGGSMDDHIRVCEELFSAARSEFKHLEHYYFHNCVYEGVWRNNHRRTSERIPTMDVLHTYGSDYQVVIVGDAAMSPYEVTHPGGSVEHFNDEAGGVWLKRLAAKFPRLAWLNPMPPRAWEYTQSTQLIRQLLDDRMYPMTLEGLENAMRELAR from the coding sequence ATGTTCATCGGCCTGTTCGAGACCCTGAAGCGTGCCGGTGTGCCGGTCTCGCTGCGCGAGCTGCTCGACCTTCACGCCGTGGTCGAACATGGCGTGGTGTTCGCCGACATGGAGGCGTTCTACCAGGTGGCGCGCACCGTGATGGTCAAGGACGAGCGGCACTTCGACCGCTTCGATCGCGCCTTTTCCGCCTGGTTCGAGGGGCTCGAGAGCCTCGACGCCGCCATCGAGGCGCTGATTCCCGACGACTGGCTGCGTCGCGAGTTCGAGAAGCAGCTCTCCGAGGAGGAGAAGGCGCAGATCGAGTCCCTGGGCGGGCTCGAGGAGCTGATCGAGACCTTCAAGAAGCGTCTCGAGGAGCAGAAGGAGCGCCACGCCGGCGGCAACAAATGGATCGGCACCGGCGGCACCAGCCCCTTCGGCGCCTACGGCTACAACCCCGAGGGCATCCGCATCGGCCAGGAGGGGTCGCGCCATCGCCGGGCGATCAAGGTATGGGACGAACGCCGCTTCCGCGACTACGACGATTCGCTCGAGCTGGGCACCCGCAACATCAAGATGGCACTGCGCCGGCTGCGCAAGTTCGCCCGCCAGGGTGCGGCGGAGGAGTTCGACGTCGACGCCACCATCCGCGACACTGCACGAGACGCCGGCCTGCTCAACGTGCGCATGCGTCCAGAACGCCACAACGCGGTGAAGGTACTGCTGTTCCTCGACGTGGGCGGGTCCATGGACGACCACATCCGCGTCTGCGAGGAGCTGTTCTCCGCCGCCCGCTCCGAGTTCAAGCACCTGGAGCATTATTATTTCCATAACTGCGTGTACGAAGGGGTCTGGCGCAACAACCATCGCCGCACCAGTGAACGCATTCCCACCATGGACGTATTGCACACCTACGGCAGCGACTATCAGGTGGTGATCGTCGGCGATGCCGCCATGTCGCCCTATGAAGTGACTCACCCTGGTGGCAGCGTGGAGCACTTCAACGACGAGGCCGGCGGCGTGTGGCTCAAGCGGCTGGCCGCCAAGTTCCCTCGGCTGGCCTGGCTCAACCCCATGCCGCCCCGGGCCTGGGAGTACACTCAATCCACCCAGTTGATCCGCCAGTTGCTCGACGACCGCATGTACCCGATGACGCTGGAAGGACTGGAAAACGCCATGCGCGAGCTGGCTCGCTGA
- a CDS encoding AAA family ATPase has protein sequence MAFDSTSTYVATDALKQAVNAAVTLQRPLLIKGEPGTGKTLLAEELAASLGTRLITWHIKSSTKAAQGLYEYDAVSRLRDSQLGVEGVENVANYIKPGKLWEAFTADERVVLLIDEIDKADIEFPNDLLQELDRMEFHVYETGETIAARHRPIIVITSNNEKELPDAFLRRCFFHYIEFPDRETMQQIVDVHFPDIAPKLVGEALEVFFDLRQAPGLKKKPSTSELVDWLKLLMSDDLAREALYNRDPVKAIPPMAGALVKNEQDTQLLERLAFMLRRQGNQRR, from the coding sequence ATGGCTTTCGATTCGACTTCCACCTATGTGGCCACCGATGCCCTCAAGCAGGCAGTGAATGCCGCCGTGACCCTTCAGCGCCCGCTGCTGATCAAGGGCGAGCCGGGCACCGGCAAGACCCTGCTGGCCGAAGAGCTGGCGGCCTCGTTGGGCACCCGCCTGATCACCTGGCACATCAAGTCCAGCACCAAGGCTGCCCAGGGCCTGTATGAGTATGATGCGGTGAGCCGCCTGCGCGATTCCCAGCTCGGCGTCGAAGGCGTGGAGAACGTCGCCAACTACATCAAGCCCGGCAAGCTGTGGGAGGCCTTCACCGCCGACGAGCGGGTGGTGCTGCTGATCGACGAGATCGACAAGGCCGACATCGAATTCCCCAACGACCTGCTCCAGGAGCTGGATCGCATGGAATTCCATGTCTACGAGACCGGCGAGACCATCGCCGCTCGCCACCGGCCGATCATCGTCATCACCTCCAACAACGAGAAGGAGTTGCCCGACGCCTTCCTGCGCCGCTGCTTCTTCCACTACATCGAGTTCCCCGACCGCGAGACCATGCAGCAGATCGTCGACGTGCACTTCCCCGACATCGCGCCGAAGCTGGTCGGCGAGGCGCTGGAGGTGTTCTTCGACCTGCGCCAGGCCCCGGGGCTGAAGAAGAAGCCCTCCACCTCGGAGCTGGTGGACTGGTTGAAGCTGTTGATGAGCGACGACCTGGCCCGGGAGGCGCTCTACAACCGCGACCCGGTGAAGGCCATTCCTCCCATGGCCGGTGCCCTGGTCAAGAACGAGCAGGATACCCAGTTGCTGGAGCGGCTGGCGTTCATGCTGCGTCGTCAAGGCAACCAGAGGCGCTGA
- a CDS encoding NAD(P)-dependent oxidoreductase: MSHPRLGFIGIGLMGDPMTRRLLDAGFAVTVWNRTAEKCDALRVAGATVADSIGELVEGVDVVMLCLANTAVVEGVVFGEGGVAAHGRAGQRLVDLSSSDPAATRDYAERLEDECGMRWIDSPVSGGVAGAEAGSLAIMCGGAEDDVDAVRPLLAPLAARVTHMGPVGAGQVTKVCNQMIVGCQAAVIAEMVALAEASGVDASRLTEALAGGFADSRPFQILTPRMAASEFDKPTWHLRTLLKDLDMAVAQSQRAGSATPMSGLAAQLMRTHASHGNAGHDPATLVEAYRRRE, encoded by the coding sequence ATGTCACACCCTCGCCTCGGTTTCATCGGCATCGGCCTGATGGGCGACCCCATGACCCGCCGCCTGCTGGACGCCGGCTTTGCCGTCACTGTGTGGAACCGTACCGCGGAGAAATGCGATGCGCTGCGTGTTGCCGGTGCCACGGTGGCGGACTCCATCGGTGAGTTGGTGGAGGGAGTCGATGTGGTGATGCTGTGCCTGGCCAATACGGCCGTGGTGGAGGGCGTGGTATTCGGCGAAGGCGGCGTGGCGGCCCATGGTCGCGCCGGCCAGCGGCTGGTGGATCTTTCCAGCAGCGACCCGGCCGCCACACGGGACTATGCCGAGCGGCTAGAGGACGAATGCGGCATGCGCTGGATCGATTCCCCGGTCTCCGGCGGCGTTGCCGGAGCCGAGGCCGGTAGCCTGGCGATCATGTGCGGCGGAGCGGAGGACGATGTCGATGCCGTGCGCCCCCTGCTCGCCCCGCTGGCGGCGCGGGTCACCCACATGGGTCCGGTGGGCGCAGGTCAGGTCACCAAGGTGTGCAACCAGATGATCGTCGGCTGTCAGGCGGCAGTGATCGCCGAGATGGTGGCGCTGGCGGAGGCCAGCGGCGTGGATGCCTCGCGACTGACCGAGGCACTGGCCGGCGGCTTCGCCGATTCCAGGCCGTTCCAGATCCTGACTCCGCGCATGGCGGCCAGCGAGTTCGACAAGCCGACCTGGCACTTGCGCACCCTGCTCAAGGATCTCGACATGGCGGTGGCCCAGAGCCAGCGCGCCGGCAGCGCCACGCCCATGAGCGGCCTGGCCGCCCAGTTGATGCGCACCCATGCCAGCCATGGCAACGCCGGGCACGACCCGGCGACGCTGGTGGAGGCTTACCGCCGCAGGGAATGA